Proteins encoded by one window of Actinocorallia herbida:
- a CDS encoding ABC transporter substrate-binding protein, producing the protein MLFLPLAAGCGFSTSSGEAEGTGSPSAGPVTVEAANGTVTLPGPAERIVSLSPTTTEMLFAIGAGGQVVAVDDYSTYPEEAPRTDLSGFKPNAEAIAGYKPDLVVLSDDMDGIVGALGKLKIPVIQEPAATVLDDSYDQIADLGTATGKSAEATEVVETMRDRIDAAVKAVPDGSGLTYFHEVTTDLYTITSKTFMGQIYGLFGLENIADGADKQGTGYPQLSAEAVLKADPRLIFLADAKGAGQSAETVSERAGWSGLTAVKEDGVVALDDDIASRWGPRLPDLIEAVSAAVQKAAA; encoded by the coding sequence GTGCTTTTTCTCCCCCTCGCCGCAGGCTGCGGCTTCTCCACGTCCTCCGGCGAGGCCGAGGGCACGGGCTCTCCTTCGGCGGGCCCCGTCACCGTCGAGGCCGCCAACGGGACCGTGACGCTGCCGGGCCCGGCCGAGCGGATCGTCTCGCTGTCCCCGACCACCACGGAGATGCTGTTCGCGATCGGCGCGGGCGGCCAGGTCGTGGCGGTGGACGACTACTCGACGTACCCCGAGGAGGCGCCGCGCACCGACCTGTCGGGGTTCAAGCCGAACGCCGAGGCCATCGCCGGGTACAAGCCCGACCTCGTCGTCCTCTCCGACGACATGGACGGGATCGTCGGCGCGCTCGGCAAGCTGAAGATCCCGGTCATCCAGGAGCCCGCGGCGACCGTCCTCGACGACTCCTACGACCAGATCGCCGACCTGGGCACCGCCACCGGCAAGTCCGCGGAGGCCACCGAGGTCGTCGAGACCATGCGCGACCGCATCGACGCCGCGGTGAAGGCCGTGCCGGACGGTTCGGGCCTCACGTACTTCCACGAGGTCACCACCGACCTCTACACGATCACCTCCAAGACCTTCATGGGCCAGATCTACGGCCTGTTCGGGCTGGAGAACATCGCCGACGGGGCCGACAAGCAGGGCACGGGCTACCCGCAGCTCTCCGCAGAGGCCGTGCTCAAGGCCGACCCGCGGCTGATCTTCCTGGCCGACGCCAAGGGCGCGGGTCAGTCCGCCGAGACGGTCTCCGAGCGCGCGGGCTGGTCGGGGCTCACCGCGGTCAAGGAGGACGGCGTCGTGGCGCTCGACGACGACATCGCCTCCCGCTGGGGCCCGCGGCTGCCCGACCTGATCGAGGCGGTCTCCGCCGCGGTCCAGAAGGCCGCGGCCTAG
- a CDS encoding PT domain-containing protein codes for MKKIVRIAGGLALAGVLACTAACGGDEATDGGTQNGGDFTAFQECLEKNGVSMPQGGGMGGGGQRPSGAPTGRPSDRPTDMPSGQPTGRPSMSAEQQAAFQECSSLMPQGGGGGGFPGGGQGGEGGQGGGDGGQGGGDQNGS; via the coding sequence ATGAAGAAGATCGTGCGTATCGCCGGCGGCCTCGCGCTCGCCGGGGTCCTGGCCTGCACCGCGGCCTGCGGCGGTGACGAGGCGACGGACGGCGGCACCCAGAACGGCGGGGACTTCACCGCCTTCCAGGAGTGCCTGGAGAAGAACGGCGTCTCGATGCCGCAGGGCGGCGGCATGGGCGGGGGCGGCCAGCGGCCCTCGGGCGCGCCGACCGGCCGGCCCTCCGACCGGCCCACCGACATGCCGAGCGGCCAGCCGACGGGTCGGCCGTCGATGTCGGCCGAGCAGCAGGCGGCCTTCCAGGAGTGCTCCTCGCTGATGCCGCAGGGCGGTGGCGGCGGGGGCTTCCCCGGCGGCGGCCAGGGCGGTGAAGGCGGTCAGGGCGGCGGCGACGGCGGCCAAGGCGGCGGCGACCAGAACGGCAGTTGA
- a CDS encoding threonine/serine ThrE exporter family protein — protein sequence MQERTEEQAAYLAMELALRVGELMLAGGESAESVERAVSLFGRALGMPARSEVNVTLSAISVSYLPGHGRPPVTGERTIRRRVPDFTRVVAVDRLVAETERGEMTIEEAAEGLRRIISGPGPYPWWVHAPTLAVLAGAGAVLVGGGFLSALGAFGATLAGDRVAARLGARGVSEFLQTAFAAALAATLAALLVWLDAEVRAGAVIIGVVIALIPGRALVASLQDGIAGDYVTGSIRLIEALYIIAAILSGVGFTIYVAARLGVPISLEHLPLARLTAGSSVIAAGVISAAFAVHVVVPPPWVAPAAVGGMVSWTLFTHLLRQDVAAPAATLLATLVVGLFMTALARYRGVPPIVAVVPCVAPLMPGSLMYRGLLEMTTGHTQTGLVTLIEALSTALALGAGVILGGELLRAIRPVQLTAAQLLSPVARRSRRVRR from the coding sequence TTGCAGGAGCGCACCGAGGAGCAGGCCGCCTATCTGGCGATGGAGCTCGCGCTGCGGGTCGGCGAGTTGATGCTGGCGGGCGGCGAGTCCGCCGAGAGCGTCGAACGGGCGGTCTCCCTGTTCGGCCGCGCGCTCGGCATGCCCGCCCGCTCGGAGGTGAACGTCACCCTGTCGGCGATCTCGGTCTCCTACCTGCCCGGCCACGGGCGGCCGCCGGTCACCGGGGAGCGCACGATCCGCCGCAGGGTCCCGGACTTCACCCGGGTCGTCGCGGTCGACCGGCTCGTGGCGGAGACCGAGCGCGGCGAGATGACGATCGAGGAGGCCGCCGAGGGGCTGCGCCGGATCATCTCCGGCCCCGGGCCCTATCCGTGGTGGGTGCACGCGCCGACCCTGGCCGTCCTCGCGGGGGCGGGCGCGGTCCTGGTCGGCGGCGGGTTCCTGTCCGCGCTCGGCGCGTTCGGCGCGACCCTCGCCGGCGACCGGGTCGCGGCGCGGCTCGGCGCTCGCGGCGTCTCGGAGTTCCTGCAGACCGCGTTCGCCGCCGCGCTCGCCGCGACCCTCGCCGCGCTGCTCGTCTGGCTCGACGCCGAGGTGCGCGCCGGGGCGGTGATCATCGGCGTGGTGATCGCGCTGATCCCCGGACGTGCCCTGGTCGCGAGCCTCCAGGACGGCATCGCGGGCGACTACGTGACGGGCTCGATCCGCCTCATCGAGGCCCTCTACATCATCGCGGCGATCCTCAGCGGCGTCGGTTTCACGATCTACGTCGCGGCCCGCCTCGGCGTGCCCATCTCGCTGGAGCACCTGCCGCTCGCCCGGCTCACGGCCGGGAGCTCCGTCATCGCGGCGGGGGTGATCTCCGCCGCGTTCGCCGTGCACGTCGTGGTGCCGCCGCCGTGGGTCGCCCCGGCGGCCGTCGGCGGCATGGTGAGCTGGACCCTGTTCACCCACCTGCTGCGCCAGGACGTCGCGGCCCCCGCGGCGACCCTCCTGGCCACCCTCGTCGTCGGCCTGTTCATGACCGCGCTCGCCCGGTACCGGGGCGTTCCCCCGATCGTCGCGGTGGTGCCGTGCGTCGCGCCGCTCATGCCGGGCTCGCTCATGTACCGGGGCCTGCTGGAGATGACGACCGGGCACACCCAGACCGGGCTGGTCACCCTGATCGAGGCGCTGTCGACCGCGCTCGCGCTCGGCGCGGGCGTCATCCTGGGCGGCGAGCTGCTCCGCGCCATCCGGCCCGTCCAGCTGACCGCCGCCCAGCTCCTGTCGCCCGTGGCCCGCCGCAGCCGCCGAGTCCGCCGCTGA
- a CDS encoding ABC transporter permease, which translates to MKFYEVLRFALRGLGANKLRSGLTTLGILIGVASVILLVAVGNGSSEAIKSSISSLGAGSLTVSSSTTGRGGGGGGGGGGFPGGGQSSTSSGPRTQAKQLTIDDAKALVDPDKAPSVESSSPVVNANSVTTTYETTSHDISQFIGTYPGYFKAANKTVEKGAGFTQAQVDARAKVVLIGQTVADELFGTVDPLDKKINVDGTTFTVIGVLAASGSSSTGFQDADDVAIAPITAVQGSLTSYGSLSQIVVQAKNADVVDAAQSEITEILNQRHEITGSTADFTVYNQASAQDAVADSSKTFTVLLAAVAAISLLVGGIGVTNIMLVTVTERTREIGIRKAIGAPKSAILGQFVAEATILSVLGGILGVVVGVVGSRFEIVGVKPVIMPSSVALALGVSVAIGLFFGSYPANRAANLRPIEALRHE; encoded by the coding sequence GTGAAGTTCTACGAAGTCCTGCGGTTCGCCCTGCGCGGCCTCGGCGCCAACAAGCTGCGCAGCGGTCTGACGACCCTCGGCATCCTCATCGGCGTCGCCTCGGTCATCCTGCTCGTCGCGGTCGGCAACGGCTCCTCGGAGGCGATCAAGAGCAGCATCAGCTCCCTCGGCGCCGGCTCCCTGACCGTCTCCTCGTCCACGACGGGACGCGGTGGCGGTGGCGGTGGCGGTGGCGGAGGGTTCCCCGGCGGCGGCCAGTCCTCGACGTCCAGCGGCCCGCGCACCCAGGCCAAGCAGCTGACGATCGACGATGCCAAGGCGCTCGTCGACCCCGACAAGGCCCCGAGCGTGGAGAGCTCCTCCCCGGTGGTGAACGCGAACTCCGTCACCACCACCTATGAGACGACGAGCCACGACATCAGCCAGTTCATCGGGACCTACCCGGGCTACTTCAAGGCGGCGAACAAGACCGTCGAGAAGGGCGCCGGATTCACCCAGGCCCAGGTGGACGCCCGCGCGAAGGTCGTCCTCATCGGGCAGACCGTCGCCGATGAGCTGTTCGGCACGGTCGACCCGCTCGACAAGAAGATCAACGTCGACGGCACCACCTTCACCGTCATCGGGGTGCTCGCCGCGTCGGGCTCGTCCTCGACCGGCTTCCAGGACGCCGACGACGTGGCCATCGCGCCGATCACCGCGGTGCAGGGCAGCCTGACGAGCTACGGCTCGCTCAGCCAGATCGTCGTGCAGGCCAAGAACGCCGACGTGGTCGACGCCGCGCAGAGCGAGATCACCGAGATCCTCAACCAGCGGCACGAGATCACCGGCTCCACCGCGGACTTCACGGTCTACAACCAGGCCTCCGCGCAGGACGCCGTCGCCGACTCCAGCAAGACCTTCACGGTGCTGCTCGCGGCGGTCGCGGCGATCAGCCTCCTCGTCGGCGGCATCGGCGTCACCAACATCATGCTCGTCACGGTCACCGAGCGGACCCGCGAGATCGGCATCCGCAAGGCCATCGGCGCCCCCAAGAGCGCGATCCTCGGGCAGTTCGTCGCCGAGGCGACGATCCTCTCGGTGCTCGGCGGGATCCTCGGCGTCGTCGTCGGGGTGGTCGGCAGCCGGTTCGAGATCGTCGGGGTCAAGCCCGTGATCATGCCGTCGTCGGTCGCGCTCGCGCTCGGCGTCTCGGTCGCGATCGGCCTTTTCTTCGGCAGTTACCCCGCCAACCGCGCGGCCAACCTGCGGCCCATCGAAGCCCTGCGACACGAGTAG
- a CDS encoding FecCD family ABC transporter permease: MRSRARLRPVPLAVTLAVLLASLAAGLLVGAIALPPGAVLRAVAGLPSGLSAMEEALVFELRLPRVLLGALVGGLLALAGAGYQGVLRNPLADPYLLGSAAGAGVGATLVILYVPVAPRLGVPLAAFAGALAGVALAYALGRAAGPGTGTLILAGVAVSSFLSAAQTFLQQSRLEDLQQVYTWILGGLSGASWQTLGMVAPYALVSTVVLLLHGRLLDLLAVGDDEAAALGVRAARVRFTVLAAASLATASAVAVSGLIGFVGIVVPHLVRILAGGSYRVVLPLSFLGGAAFLVLADLLARTIVAPAELPLGVVTAFVGAPFFLAVLRSSRGRSS; this comes from the coding sequence ATGCGTTCCCGTGCCCGGCTCCGCCCGGTGCCGCTGGCGGTCACGCTCGCGGTGCTGCTGGCGTCCCTGGCGGCCGGGCTGCTCGTCGGCGCGATCGCGCTGCCGCCCGGCGCGGTGCTCCGGGCCGTCGCGGGGCTGCCCTCGGGGCTCTCGGCCATGGAGGAGGCGCTGGTCTTCGAGTTGCGCCTCCCCCGGGTGCTGCTCGGCGCGCTGGTCGGCGGGCTGCTGGCGCTCGCGGGCGCTGGTTACCAGGGCGTGCTGCGCAATCCGCTCGCCGACCCGTACCTGCTCGGGTCGGCGGCGGGCGCGGGCGTCGGCGCGACCCTCGTCATCCTGTACGTGCCGGTCGCACCGCGCCTCGGCGTGCCGCTCGCGGCGTTCGCGGGGGCGCTCGCCGGGGTCGCGCTCGCCTATGCGCTCGGCCGGGCGGCCGGGCCCGGGACCGGCACGCTGATCCTCGCGGGTGTGGCGGTCTCGTCCTTCCTGTCGGCCGCGCAGACGTTCCTCCAGCAGAGCCGGCTGGAGGACCTCCAGCAGGTCTACACGTGGATCCTCGGCGGGCTGTCCGGCGCGTCCTGGCAGACCCTCGGCATGGTCGCGCCGTACGCGCTCGTCTCGACGGTCGTGCTGCTGCTGCACGGACGGCTCCTGGACCTCCTCGCGGTCGGCGACGACGAGGCCGCGGCCCTGGGGGTGCGGGCCGCCCGGGTCAGGTTCACCGTGCTGGCCGCCGCGTCGCTGGCGACCGCGTCGGCGGTGGCGGTGAGCGGGCTGATCGGGTTCGTCGGCATCGTCGTGCCGCACCTCGTGCGGATACTGGCCGGGGGCTCCTACCGGGTCGTGCTGCCGCTGTCGTTCCTGGGCGGGGCGGCCTTCCTCGTCCTCGCCGACCTGCTCGCGCGGACCATCGTCGCCCCGGCGGAACTGCCCCTCGGCGTCGTCACCGCGTTCGTCGGAGCGCCCTTCTTCCTCGCCGTCCTGCGCTCGTCCCGGGGGCGGTCCTCGTGA
- a CDS encoding adenosylcobinamide amidohydrolase, with translation MNIETAWRDEDGARLPALVWRSGPRRMISSGMVGGGIAEGGWVLNAQVPGGYSRMDPVAHLGELASGFGLDGPGVGLLTAAEVNAHETGRDGGVHAVATVGLRVPTWAAAQEGAQDPELAPMVTPGYRPGTINIVVDVPVALSDAALVNAVLTVTEAKTQALLEAGYDCSGTASDAVCVAAPPLGEPEPFAGPRSVWGARIARAVHAAVLAGALDYRRRLGLIASTGRPDRGTLG, from the coding sequence GTGAACATCGAGACCGCGTGGCGGGACGAGGACGGGGCGCGGCTGCCCGCGCTGGTCTGGCGGTCCGGGCCCCGGCGGATGATCTCCTCGGGGATGGTCGGCGGCGGCATCGCCGAGGGCGGCTGGGTGCTCAACGCCCAGGTGCCGGGCGGCTACTCGCGGATGGACCCTGTGGCGCACCTGGGAGAACTGGCCTCCGGCTTCGGCCTCGACGGCCCCGGGGTCGGCCTCCTTACCGCGGCGGAGGTGAACGCCCACGAGACCGGCCGGGACGGCGGCGTTCACGCGGTCGCCACCGTCGGTCTCAGGGTCCCGACATGGGCGGCCGCTCAGGAGGGCGCGCAAGACCCCGAGCTGGCTCCCATGGTGACGCCCGGCTACCGGCCCGGGACGATCAACATCGTCGTCGACGTGCCCGTCGCGCTGTCGGACGCGGCGCTGGTGAACGCCGTCCTCACCGTCACCGAGGCCAAGACGCAGGCCCTGCTGGAAGCCGGATACGACTGCTCGGGCACGGCGAGCGACGCCGTGTGCGTCGCCGCCCCGCCCCTGGGCGAGCCCGAGCCGTTCGCCGGGCCGCGCTCGGTGTGGGGCGCCAGGATCGCGCGGGCCGTGCACGCGGCGGTCCTCGCGGGGGCGCTCGACTACCGCCGCAGACTGGGACTGATCGCGTCCACGGGGCGGCCGGACCGGGGCACGTTGGGTTAA
- a CDS encoding protein phosphatase 2C domain-containing protein, giving the protein MKVSWATRAVPNRDWPNEDFVAAADGAVVVLDGCSLPPGTDLGCRHGTAWYARTLGLDLLGRMLEPPVAPMDRGNALRACLADAIEAVAQRHAGTCDLRHPATPAATVLALRERPEGVEYLVLADSVLLLDSGDSVEVVSREYARTYAAADPAAAARAITGARPPGALRRAALLTDGASRLADRFKILGWQELLTLLVADGPEALIDQTRSAEDADPDCQRWPRAKRHDDATAVLCVL; this is encoded by the coding sequence ATGAAGGTGAGTTGGGCGACTCGGGCCGTTCCGAACAGGGACTGGCCCAACGAGGACTTCGTCGCCGCGGCGGACGGGGCGGTGGTGGTGCTCGACGGGTGCAGCCTCCCGCCGGGCACCGACCTCGGCTGCCGGCACGGAACCGCATGGTACGCCCGTACGCTCGGCCTCGACCTGCTGGGCCGGATGCTGGAACCCCCGGTGGCCCCGATGGATCGCGGCAACGCGCTGCGAGCCTGCCTGGCGGACGCGATCGAGGCGGTCGCGCAGCGCCACGCCGGCACCTGCGACCTCCGCCATCCGGCGACGCCCGCCGCGACCGTCCTCGCGCTGCGCGAGCGCCCGGAGGGGGTGGAGTACCTGGTGCTCGCCGACTCGGTGCTGCTGCTGGACTCCGGCGACAGCGTCGAGGTCGTCTCCCGCGAGTACGCCCGCACCTACGCCGCCGCCGATCCGGCCGCGGCGGCCCGCGCGATCACCGGTGCCCGGCCGCCGGGGGCGCTGCGCAGGGCCGCGCTGCTCACCGACGGCGCGTCCCGCCTCGCCGACCGCTTCAAGATCCTCGGCTGGCAGGAGCTGCTGACCCTGCTTGTCGCCGACGGTCCCGAGGCCCTCATCGACCAGACCCGCTCGGCCGAGGACGCCGACCCCGACTGCCAGCGCTGGCCCCGCGCCAAGCGCCACGACGACGCCACGGCCGTGCTCTGCGTCCTGTGA
- a CDS encoding ABC transporter ATP-binding protein: protein MIEVAGLSVDRDGRRVLDGVSLTVGKGAWVAVVGPNGAGKSTLLQAVAGLLPYSGRVALAGRTAFRGRERARTIAYAPQNPVLPEDLTVFDYTLLGRAPHLGYFARESARDRAVAEAALARLDLTGFAGRRLGRMSGGERQRVVLARALAQQAPVLLLDEPTTALDLGHQQQVLELLDELRTEEGLTVVTTLHDLGAAGQYADELALVSGGRIAASGPPGAVLTADLVAAHFGARVRVTDGPDGRPLLALERP from the coding sequence GTGATCGAGGTCGCCGGCCTGTCCGTCGACCGCGACGGGCGGCGCGTCCTGGACGGCGTCTCGCTGACCGTGGGCAAGGGCGCGTGGGTGGCGGTCGTCGGGCCCAACGGGGCGGGCAAGTCCACACTGCTCCAAGCCGTCGCTGGGCTTCTGCCCTACTCCGGACGGGTCGCCCTTGCCGGGCGTACGGCGTTCCGGGGACGCGAGCGAGCCAGGACGATCGCTTACGCGCCGCAGAACCCCGTGCTCCCCGAGGATCTGACGGTCTTCGACTACACGCTCCTCGGACGCGCCCCCCACCTCGGCTACTTCGCCCGCGAGTCCGCCCGAGACCGGGCGGTCGCGGAGGCCGCCCTGGCGCGACTCGACCTGACGGGCTTCGCCGGAAGACGGCTCGGCCGGATGTCCGGCGGAGAACGGCAGCGGGTCGTGCTGGCCCGCGCGCTCGCCCAGCAGGCGCCCGTCCTCCTCCTCGACGAGCCGACGACCGCCCTCGACCTCGGCCACCAGCAGCAGGTGCTGGAACTCCTCGACGAACTGCGGACCGAGGAGGGCCTGACCGTCGTCACCACCCTGCACGACCTGGGCGCCGCCGGGCAGTACGCCGACGAACTGGCCCTGGTGTCCGGCGGCCGGATCGCCGCCTCCGGTCCGCCCGGCGCGGTGCTCACCGCCGACCTGGTGGCCGCCCACTTCGGCGCGCGCGTGCGCGTCACCGACGGGCCGGACGGCCGGCCCCTGCTGGCATTGGAGCGGCCGTGA
- a CDS encoding CocE/NonD family hydrolase: MPPLSRVAARVLGLPPALSRDIEVRRGVPVPSFDGTVLRADVYLPRRVPDAPTVLVRSPYGRRGWVAQATAWPFAERGYQVVVQAVRGTDGSAGEFSPFDERRDGLAALDWVEQQPWWNGRTVTFGPSYLGLAQWAIAAEAGGRLAAIAPFASASQFRDQTYLGEAFTLRGSLSWAAGMARRTGAAPRRPGSARRLARAYATLPLADADVAAAGVPIGWYRQWLAHAEPGDAYWTGSRDHRATVADVTAPATLVTGWHDIFLQSQLADHEALAAAGRTTRLTIGPWRHTSPALFGAAARDALDWFGAHLRGLPPEGDPVRLYLQGADEWRGYASWPPPAEPRAFHLQGDGTLRDEPSTEPSSSSFTYDPSDPTPGEGGPLLGSGGGPRDQRAVETRSDVLVFTSPPLARDLDVVGPVRARIHLRSDTAHTDLLVRVCDVDRAGRSTGVCDGLRRLVLEGPGPHEADLDLWPTAHRFRAGHRIRVHVAGGSHPRFSRNPGTGEPLGTATRLVRQRHEILHGPAHPSTVLLPVTSG; the protein is encoded by the coding sequence ATGCCGCCGCTCAGCCGCGTCGCCGCCCGCGTCCTCGGGCTGCCCCCCGCGCTCTCCCGCGACATCGAGGTGCGCAGGGGCGTGCCCGTGCCGTCGTTCGACGGCACGGTGCTCCGCGCCGACGTCTACCTGCCGCGCCGGGTGCCGGACGCGCCGACCGTCCTCGTGCGCAGCCCCTACGGGCGGCGAGGATGGGTCGCGCAGGCGACCGCCTGGCCGTTCGCCGAGCGCGGCTACCAGGTCGTCGTCCAGGCGGTGCGCGGGACGGACGGTTCAGCAGGCGAGTTCAGCCCGTTCGACGAGCGCCGCGACGGCCTCGCCGCGCTCGACTGGGTGGAGCAGCAGCCCTGGTGGAACGGCAGGACCGTGACGTTCGGGCCGAGCTACCTCGGCCTCGCGCAGTGGGCGATCGCCGCCGAGGCGGGCGGAAGGCTCGCCGCGATCGCGCCGTTCGCCAGCGCCTCGCAGTTCCGCGACCAGACCTACCTCGGTGAGGCGTTCACGCTGCGCGGCAGCCTGTCATGGGCGGCGGGCATGGCCCGGCGGACCGGCGCGGCGCCCCGCCGGCCGGGGTCGGCCCGGCGCCTGGCCCGCGCCTACGCGACGCTGCCCCTCGCGGACGCGGACGTCGCCGCCGCGGGCGTCCCGATCGGCTGGTACCGGCAGTGGCTCGCGCACGCGGAGCCCGGTGACGCCTACTGGACGGGCTCGCGCGACCACCGCGCGACGGTCGCCGACGTGACCGCCCCCGCGACGCTGGTCACCGGCTGGCACGACATCTTCCTCCAGTCCCAGCTCGCCGACCACGAGGCGCTCGCCGCGGCGGGCCGGACGACCCGGCTGACGATCGGCCCGTGGCGGCACACCTCGCCCGCGCTGTTCGGCGCGGCCGCGCGCGACGCCCTCGACTGGTTCGGCGCGCACCTGCGCGGCCTGCCTCCCGAGGGCGACCCCGTGCGGCTCTACCTCCAGGGCGCCGATGAGTGGCGGGGCTACGCCTCCTGGCCGCCGCCCGCCGAACCTCGTGCTTTCCACCTCCAAGGCGACGGCACCTTGCGGGACGAGCCTTCGACCGAGCCTTCGTCCTCGTCCTTCACCTATGACCCTTCGGACCCGACTCCGGGAGAGGGCGGCCCGCTGCTCGGCTCGGGAGGCGGGCCGCGCGACCAGCGCGCGGTCGAGACCCGCTCTGACGTCCTGGTCTTCACCTCGCCGCCGCTCGCCCGCGACCTCGACGTCGTCGGCCCGGTCCGCGCCCGGATCCACCTGCGGTCCGACACCGCGCACACCGACCTGCTCGTCCGGGTCTGCGACGTGGACCGCGCGGGCCGCTCCACCGGAGTCTGCGACGGCCTGCGCAGGCTCGTCCTCGAAGGCCCCGGTCCGCACGAGGCCGACCTCGACCTCTGGCCGACGGCCCACCGCTTCCGCGCGGGCCACCGGATCCGGGTCCACGTCGCGGGCGGCTCGCACCCCCGGTTCTCCCGAAACCCCGGCACGGGCGAACCCCTCGGCACGGCCACCAGGCTGGTCAGGCAGCGCCACGAGATCCTGCACGGGCCCGCGCACCCGTCAACGGTGCTGCTGCCCGTCACGTCGGGCTGA
- a CDS encoding efflux RND transporter periplasmic adaptor subunit, whose translation MKFDKTTAAALGVLGVLLAGGLTGCSGDGDGADAAEPAASASASASPAAPADAAAEGTVSASGTVESARVTSLSFATGGIIADVDTKAGRKVAKGDLLATVDATVPTESLNAAYTAYVAAQDSYADAEKDQKKQLYASMIQARNTYRKAQREVDGTKIYAPFSGTVTSVTAVVDAEASAGSAMITLTDMKDLRVTADFTEADAILLKAGQKASITFDSLGKTVKGKVTTVAPTPVSAESTTAGGGGFQQSSTTVVRYEVLVSLSSLPAKIRTGMPVTVEVTTG comes from the coding sequence ATGAAGTTCGACAAGACCACGGCAGCCGCGCTCGGCGTTCTCGGCGTCCTGCTCGCGGGCGGCCTCACCGGCTGCTCCGGTGACGGCGACGGCGCGGACGCGGCCGAGCCCGCGGCGTCGGCGAGCGCCTCGGCGTCCCCCGCGGCGCCGGCCGACGCGGCCGCGGAAGGGACGGTCTCGGCTTCCGGGACCGTCGAGAGCGCCCGCGTCACCTCGCTCTCCTTCGCGACGGGCGGCATCATCGCCGACGTCGACACGAAGGCCGGCAGGAAGGTCGCCAAGGGCGACCTGCTGGCGACCGTGGACGCGACCGTCCCGACCGAGTCCCTGAACGCCGCCTACACCGCGTACGTCGCGGCGCAGGACAGCTACGCGGACGCCGAGAAGGACCAGAAGAAGCAGCTGTACGCCTCGATGATCCAGGCGCGCAACACCTACCGGAAGGCCCAGCGGGAGGTGGACGGCACCAAGATCTACGCGCCGTTCTCCGGCACGGTCACCTCGGTGACCGCCGTGGTCGACGCCGAGGCGTCGGCGGGCTCGGCGATGATCACGCTGACCGACATGAAGGACCTGCGGGTGACCGCGGACTTCACCGAGGCCGACGCGATCCTGCTCAAGGCGGGCCAGAAGGCGTCGATCACCTTCGACTCGCTCGGCAAGACCGTCAAGGGCAAGGTGACGACCGTCGCGCCGACCCCGGTCAGCGCGGAGAGCACGACCGCGGGGGGCGGCGGCTTCCAGCAGTCGTCGACCACGGTGGTGCGCTACGAGGTGCTGGTGTCGCTGTCGTCGCTGCCCGCGAAGATCCGCACCGGCATGCCGGTGACGGTGGAGGTCACCACCGGCTGA
- a CDS encoding DUF2277 family protein, with translation MCRSIKTLRPPFTEDATEDDVRAAALQYVRKISGFRQPAAHNAAAFEEAVAAVAEATAVLLDRLEIRGRA, from the coding sequence ATGTGCAGGAGCATCAAGACGCTGAGGCCGCCGTTCACCGAGGACGCCACGGAGGACGACGTGCGCGCCGCCGCCCTCCAGTACGTCCGCAAGATCTCCGGGTTCCGCCAGCCCGCCGCGCACAACGCCGCGGCCTTCGAGGAGGCCGTGGCGGCCGTGGCCGAGGCCACGGCGGTGCTGCTCGACCGGCTCGAGATCCGCGGCAGGGCCTGA
- a CDS encoding PLD nuclease N-terminal domain-containing protein, which produces MLLLFGGFGLILLAFWIFCIFDVLTTDAQETRALPKLFWLVIVLLLPDIGSILWVLFGRPRPPWELWRRPPATVASAPDDDEDFLRGLQARVEEQRRKAREQQQGDDT; this is translated from the coding sequence ATGCTCCTGCTCTTCGGTGGCTTCGGGCTGATCCTGCTCGCGTTCTGGATCTTCTGCATCTTCGATGTGCTCACCACCGACGCGCAAGAGACCCGGGCGCTCCCGAAGCTCTTCTGGCTGGTGATCGTCCTCCTGCTGCCCGACATCGGCTCGATCCTGTGGGTGCTGTTCGGCAGGCCCCGTCCGCCGTGGGAGCTGTGGCGGCGGCCGCCCGCGACCGTCGCCTCGGCGCCGGACGACGACGAGGACTTCCTGCGCGGCCTCCAGGCCCGCGTCGAGGAGCAGCGCCGCAAGGCCCGCGAGCAGCAGCAGGGCGACGACACCTGA